The following are from one region of the Lipingzhangella halophila genome:
- a CDS encoding DUF397 domain-containing protein, with protein MTTPEFRKSSYSNQNQNCVEVADLDTGAAVRDTQNRDRGHLEFPAAEWRAFLTEVRGEQL; from the coding sequence ATGACTACACCTGAGTTCCGTAAGAGCAGCTACAGCAACCAGAACCAGAACTGCGTCGAGGTTGCCGACCTCGACACCGGCGCCGCGGTGCGCGACACGCAGAACCGCGACCGGGGACACCTGGAGTTCCCGGCCGCCGAGTGGCGCGCGTTCCTGACCGAGGTCAGGGGCGAGCAGCTCTAA